GAGATATGATTTCTACAATTTTAATACTGAATATTATGCGGATAAATTTTCTCCTCATAGAGTTGAAGGGACTACGAATGTTATAAACAAAGAAGAGGCAGAAAAGGGAAAAACGAAATTTACTTCTTTATTAGAACCAAGAATAGGTTTGTCATTTCCAATCTCTGAAAAGTCTGTCTTGTATTTAAATTATGGTGTATTTTTACAAAGACCACCATTTGAAAGGATTTATACCAATATTATAACTGTTAATAAGACTGAGCCTAACTACTATGAGTTAGGAAATCCAAGACTAAAGCCCATGAGGACAATATCATATGATATGGGCATTTCCAGAATATTGCCTGGAGGATTTAATCTCAATGTCAGCGCTTATTTAAAAGATGTGAGTAATTTGATCCAGTATTCATATTATGAGGATCTGAATGGTTATTTCTATTATACCTTTGATAATAGAGAATATGCTGATGTAAAGGGGTTTTATGTAAGTCTTGAAAAAAGTTATGGTAATATATCTGGTTATATAAAATATAACTATGAATCTGATAAAGGAAAGGCAGCTGAAGATATTGGAGGTGGCGGTGCAAGGTCAAGATATTATGAAGCTGATCCGGGTTTAACTGTACAAAATCCACCGGAGGATATCTATTTAGACTATAACAGGTTACATAGAATTGTTGCCAGTTTAAATTTATTGGTTCCAGGTGGTATTAAGCTAATAGAGGGAACAAATGTAAATATTACTTACAGATTCTTGAGCGGTAGACCGTTCACTTATGATGAGAAAGGATTGGGACTGAGAATGAATAAAAGAACTCCCGATGAACATCATTTAAATTTTAGAATAGCTAAAACTTTTGAAATAGATAATGTTAAAGCCACCTTCTTCTTTGAAGGTTATAATATGTTGAACTACATGGTTTTCAATTATGATAGAGTATTTGGCTCAATGCAGGGTGGTGAGTTTGTGGAAAGATATGTAAAATATGAAAGTGGTGAAATTTCTTTAGAGGAATTTTTAACAGATAATGATTTTTATCCATTTATAACCAGTCTTGATGCATATTTGATTAGTAATCAGCCAAGGCATTATAGAGTGGGAATAACTTTCAATTTTTAATAAGC
The Candidatus Neomarinimicrobiota bacterium genome window above contains:
- a CDS encoding TonB-dependent receptor, with the translated sequence RYDFYNFNTEYYADKFSPHRVEGTTNVINKEEAEKGKTKFTSLLEPRIGLSFPISEKSVLYLNYGVFLQRPPFERIYTNIITVNKTEPNYYELGNPRLKPMRTISYDMGISRILPGGFNLNVSAYLKDVSNLIQYSYYEDLNGYFYYTFDNREYADVKGFYVSLEKSYGNISGYIKYNYESDKGKAAEDIGGGGARSRYYEADPGLTVQNPPEDIYLDYNRLHRIVASLNLLVPGGIKLIEGTNVNITYRFLSGRPFTYDEKGLGLRMNKRTPDEHHLNFRIAKTFEIDNVKATFFFEGYNMLNYMVFNYDRVFGSMQGGEFVERYVKYESGEISLEEFLTDNDFYPFITSLDAYLISNQPRHYRVGITFNF